One Papio anubis isolate 15944 chromosome 9, Panubis1.0, whole genome shotgun sequence genomic window carries:
- the KRT74 gene encoding keratin, type II cytoskeletal 74, which translates to MSRQLNVKSGGDKGNFSVHSAVVPRKAVGSLASYCAAGRGAGAGFGSRSLYSLGGNQRISFNVAGGSVRSGGYSFRPGSGYAGGRASGFAGSMFGSVALGPACSSVCPPGGIYQVTVNKSLLAPLNVELDPEIQKVRAQEREQIKALNDKFASFIDKVRFLEQQNQVLETKWELLQQLDLNNCKKNLEPILEGYISNLRKHLETLSGDRVRLDSELRSMRDLVEDYKKRYEVEINRRTAAENEFVVLKKDADAAYAVKMELQAKVDSLDKDIKFLKCLYDAEIAQIQTHASETSVILSMDNNRDLDLDSIIAEVRMHYEEIALKSKAEAEALYQTKIQELQLAASRHGDDLKHTRSEMAELNRLIQRIRCEIGNVKKQCASLETAIADAEQRGDNALKDARAKMDELEGALHQAKEELARMLREYQELMSLKLALDMEIATYRKLLEGEECRMSGENPSSVSISVISSSSYSYHHPSSAGADLGASTVAGSSGTTQSGQTKTKEVRGGDLKDSQSKNTPGSTPSRKATR; encoded by the exons ATGAGTCGGCAACTGAACGTCAAGTCCGGTGGTGACAAGGGCAACTTCAGTGTGCATTCGGCAGTGGTGCCGAGGAAGGCTGTGGGTAGCCTGGCCTCTTACTGTGCAGCTGGCAGAGGGGCTGGAGCTGGCTTTGGCAGTCGGAGCCTCTATAGCCTCGGAGGGAATCAGCGTATTTCTTTCAATGTGGCTGGTGGCAGCGTTCGGTCTGGAGGTTACAGCTTCAGGCCTGGCTCTGGGTATGCAGGGGGCCGGGCCAGTGGCTTTGCTGGCAGTATGTTTGGCAGTGTGGCCCTGGGGCCTGCTTGTTCATCCGTGTGCCCGCCTGGGGGCATCTACCAGGTCACTGTCAACAAGAGCCTCTTGGCCCCCCTCAACGTGGAGCTGGACCCTGAGATCCAGAAGGTGCGCGCCCAGGAGCGGGAACAGATCAAGGCGCTGAATGACAAGTTCGCCTCCTTCATTGACAAG GTAAGGTTCCTAGAGCAGCAGAACCAGGTTCTAGAAACCAAGTGGGAGCTGCTGCAGCAGCTGGACCTGAACAACTGCAAGAAGAACCTGGAGCCCATCCTCGAGGGCTACATCAGCAACCTGCGGAAGCATCTGGAGACGCTGTCTGGGGACAGGGTGAGGCTGGACTCGGAGCTGAGAAGCATGAGGGACCTGGTGGAGGACTACAAGAAGAG ATATGAGGTGGAGATTAACCGGCGCACAGCAGCAGAGAATGAGTTTGTAGTGCTCAAGAAG GATGCAGATGCAGCCTACGCGGTCAAGATGGAGCTTCAGGCCAAAGTGGACTCTCTGGACAAAGACATCAAGTTCCTCAAGTGTCTGTATGATGCG GAGATCGCTCAGATCCAGACTCATGCCAGTGAGACCTCAGTCATCCTGTCCATGGACAACAACCGGGACCTGGACCTCGACAGCATCATCGCTGAGGTCCGCATGCATTACGAGGAGATCGCCCTGAAGAGCAAGGCCGAGGCTGAGGCCCTGTACCAGACCAAG ATCCAGGAGCTGCAGCTGGCAGCCAGTCGGCATGGTGATGACCTGAAACACACCAGGAGCGAGATGGCGGAGCTGAACCGGCTCATCCAGAGGATCCGGTGTGAGATTGGGAACGTGAAGAAGCAG TGTGCCAGCCTGGAGACGGCCATTGCTGACGCTGAGCAGCGGGGAGATAATGCCCTGAAGGACGCCCGGGCCAAGATGGACGAGCTGGAGGGCGCCCTGCACCAGGCCAAGGAGGAGCTGGCACGGATGCTGCGCGAGTACCAGGAGCTCATGAGCCTGAAACTGGCCCTGGACATGGAGATCGCCACCTACCGCAAGCTGCTGGAGGGCGAGGAGTGCAG GATGTCTGGGGAGAATCCATCCTCTGTGAGCATCT CcgtcatcagcagcagcagctacaGCTACCACCACCCCAGCTCTGCGGGTGCTGACCTTGGGGCCAGCACTGTGGCAGGCAGCTCTGGCACCACCCAGAGCGGGCAGACCAAGACCAAAGAGGTGCGAGGGGGAGACCTCAAGGACTCCCAGAGCAAGAACACTCCAGGCAGCACCCCATCAAGGAAAGCCACCCGCTAG